One stretch of Toxoplasma gondii ME49 chromosome XI, whole genome shotgun sequence DNA includes these proteins:
- a CDS encoding hypothetical protein (encoded by transcript TGME49_216940~Signal peptide predicted by SignalP 2.0 HMM (probability 0.440) with cleavage site probability 0.281 at residue 54~Predicted trans-membrane domain (TMHMM2.0):31-54), whose protein sequence is MWSPLQSHTADRRWPLRQYSRNKVDSKMMHTVCLRQATFGVALCIAAAALFASGADEPFGRFRLKAPRFLQSPDYDEKSPEGMLSWTKDFQYVPARAAEPFAPDSPIHVPERNAAQEQFRGLHEQENELFRAEEKGPEKLPEGVRVASGLAVDDVGNQSQAYGLAPGEISMPGTVPLCRAYSNPALSIADWGSPAQWVTTTEFGVVRLTTSGVAPVSAPTTLFLRDHECNAAVVSANIRCEDNSVAGLAFRAESDANMYSVLLDTPRKAVSLNKIEDGNPSVISEIFMSYLHPYMRHQLKIVDHGKDGTIQVYLDQMLVLTHSAPYTGVGNTGVLVTKGHASFDNFQLLP, encoded by the exons ATGTGGTCACCGTTACAGAGCCATACAGCTGACAGGCGCTGGCCGTTACGTCAGTATTCCAGGAATAAAGTGGACAGCAAAATGATGCACACTGTCTGTTTGAGGCAGGCCACCTTTGGTGTGGCCTTGTGTAttgcagcagctgctcttTTCGCGTCGGGAGCAGACGAG CCATTCGGTCGCTTTCGATTGAAGGCACCACGGTTCCTTCAAAGCCCC GACTACGACGAGAAGTCGCCTGAGGGCATGCTTTCATGGACGAAGGACTTCCAGTATGTGCCGGCCAGGGCAGCGGAGCCTTTTGCACCGGATTCTCCTATTCATGTAccagaaagaaacgccgcACAGGAGCAGTTCAGAGGCCTGCACGAACAGGAG AATGAACTGTTCCGCGCCGAGGAAAAAGGCCCCGAAAAACTTCCTGAGGGAGTCCGCGTGGCAAGTGGACTGGCTGTTGATGACGTTGGCAACCAGTCTCAAGCCTACGGTCTGGCCCCCGGAGAGATTTCTATGCCAGGAACAGTCCCCCTTTGTCGCGCTTATTCGAATCCGGCCCTCTCTATCGCAG ACTGGGGATCGCCTGCACAGTGGGTTACAACGACCGAGTTCGGAGTTGTTCGGTTGACTACAAGTGGAGTGGCTCCCG TTTCGGCGCCCACGACGCTGTTCCTCCGAGACCATGAATGCAACGCAGCCGTTGTTTCTGCTAATATCCGGTGTGAAGATAATTCGGTGGCGGGTTTGGCATTTCGGGCAGAGAGTGACGCGAACATGTACTCTGTTTTACTCGACACCCCACGAAAG GCGGTGTCACTCAACAAGATTGAAGACGGCAATCCCTCCGTGATTTCAGAAATCTTCATGTCGTACCTGCACCCCTACATGCGACATCAGCTGAAAATT GTTGACCATGGAAAGGACGGAACGATTCAAGTCTACTTGGACCAGATGTTGGTGCTTACGCACTCGGCGCCTTACACCG GTGTCGGCAATACCGGTGTTTTGGTGACAAAGGGGCACGCGTCATTCGATAACTTCCAGCTCCTACCATGA
- a CDS encoding elongation factor Tu GTP binding domain-containing protein (encoded by transcript TGME49_216960), which yields MERVKCCCGNPIYANVGVLGHVDSGKTSLARVLTAVRSTASLDKHPQSQERGITIDLGFSAFTLALDIDSRPGEGASPASSPEATVPSRAEFEKNEKREATDLDTPGSEPSADPTRLPRPVDARHSGVCTLECETASGSGEMGRKANVQICLVDCPGHASLIKTIIGGAQIIDLVLLVVDATKGIQTQTAECLVVAELLARHLIVVLNKIDLFPEETRAKKVEGVTAKLRGVFAQTAFGADVPIVPVAANPDAVQDLANLPPAWNVEGVVQALSSVLIAPEITHFHANSSSTSRLVDRLALQQRCTTCPCCRTISSLSFHDSFYLVFDHCFALKGKGTVLTGTVLSGRVKVGDSVVVLSASAGGANPVKVRSLQTFKRNVESAGRGQRVAMCVSSVDASSLERGAICDPQHVPPAVDGCIAIVERIRFFKPPIGSGAKFHCTVGHTTILCTAHFFAFYESDQTEELTIDEKAKTLSRVSSVMNSASSNVGASSLNTGRLIPSVDANYESPNVAREWPSALDLRATYRHQEELTLTSTGIASSARLGAAGEPSRMTRKLSKGVDASCGSCEAEEKPVLQYALLVFEKPIVVPPRSIFICSKLDMDASSPMCRLAFFGQMLEPLSTVPSFPAVSATPGVYVQRPSQAAKKPSGSSVAFSSSAASSPSVRSIFHHPAVLSLPVYKWKHKVGGVERFIFEAPADHSDDTGDGEARSLIGRGLFKSPQHISRFIGFRVAICRQQGSDTQVDDTNCEPRKQNEVGNGKQNSETRAGLHGRNPEGRVTGKVHTREGSSREARVEGRIEKAFGNKGKFVVELATPIKCSAVFGSGKGNDGKAPGFLIHLDYKKKVYDKAAQFSQDVRKGEN from the exons ATGGAACGCGTCAAATGTTGCTGCGGCAACCCGATTTACGCAAATGTGGGCGTCCTTGGGCATGTCGATAGCGGAAAAACGTCGCTGGCTCGAGTTCTGACGGCTGTGCGGAGCACCGCCTCGCTGGACAAACACCCGCAGAGTCAGGAACGCGGCATCACCATCGACCTCGGCTTTTCGGCCTTCACGCTGGCCCTGGACATCGACTCGCGCCCGGGCGAGGGGGCTTCCCCAGCCTCTTCTCCGGAGGCAACTGTCCCGAGCCGAGCCGAgttcgagaaaaacgaaaagagagaggcaacagACCTAGACACGCCGGGCTCGGAACCCTCTGCGGACCCGACGCGACTTCCACGCCCGGTGGACGCGCGCCactcgggtgtatgtacacttgAGTGTGAGACAGCGAGCGGGTCGGGGGAAATGGGTAGAAAAGCCAACGTCCAGATTTGTCTCGTTGACTGCCCCGGCCACGCGTCTTTGATCAAAACCATCATTGGAGGCGCCCAGATCATCGacctcgttctcctcgttGTGGACGCAACCAAGGGGATTCAGACCCAAACCGCAG aGTGCCTCGTTGTCGCGGAGCTCCTCGCTCGACACCTGATCGTCGTCCTGAATAAAATCGATCTTTTTCCGGAAGAGACTCGAGCCAAAAAG GTGGAAGGAGTCACGGCCAAGTTGCGAGGGGTCTTTGCTCAGACAGCCTTCGGCGCAGACGTTCCAATCGTTCCTGTTGCAGCGAATCCAG ACGCAGTTCAGGACCTCGCGAATTTGCCTCCTGCGTGGAACGTCGAGGGCGTCGTGCAGGCGCTTTCGTCCGTTTTGATCGCGCCAGAGATCACACATTTCCACGCGAACTCCTCTTCAACTTCGCGTCTCGTAGACAGGCTCGCGCTGCAGCAGAGGTGCACAACATGCCCCTGTTGTCGGAccatctcttctctgtccttccaCGATTCTTTCTACCTCGTTTTTGATCACTGCTTCGCCCTCAAGG gaaAAGGTACCGTCCTGACGGGGACTGTGCTGTCTGGGCGGGTGAAGGTGGGCGACTCGGTCGTCGTCTTGAGCGCTTCCGCAGGAGGCGCAAATCCCGTCAAAGTTCGGAGTTTACAGACGTTCAAGCGAAACGTGGAGTCTGCGGGGCGAGGCCAAAGAGTTGCCATGTGTGTCAGTTCAGTCGATGCTTCCAGCTTG GAACGCGGCGCCATATGCGATCCGCAGCATGTCCCCCCTGCTGTGGACGGCTGCATTGCCATCGTCGAGAGGATTCGATTTTTCAAACCACCT ATTGGCTCAGGAGCGAAATTCCACTGCACGGTTGGACACACAACAATCCTGTGCACTGCGCACTTCTTCGCGTTTTACGAGAGCGACCAGACTGAGGAGTTAACGATTGatgaaaaagcgaaaactctctctcgtgtctcctcagtGATGAATTCAGCGTCTTCAAATGTCGGAG CATCCAGTTTGAATACTGGCAGGCTCATTCCGAGTGTCGACGCAAACTACGAGAGCCCAAACGTCGCCCGAGAGTGGCCGTCTGCTCTGGATCTTCGCGCGACATATCGGCATCAGGAGGAACTTACTTTAACCAGCACTGGAATTGCATCTTCCGCGCGACTCGGTGCCGCAGGGGAGCCATCTCGGATGACGCGCAAACTGTCGAAAGGTGTAGATGCTTCTTGTGGCTCTTGCGAGGCTGAGGAGAAGCCCGTGCTGCAGTACGCGCTTCTAGTCTTTGAAAAGCCGATCGTG GTTCCTCCCCGTAGCATTTTCATTTGTTCGAAGCTCGATATGGACGCTAGTTCGCCCATGTGCAGACTGGCATTTTTCGGCCAGATGCTCGAGCCACTCAGCACAGTTCCATCGTTCCCGGCGGTCTCGGCGACTCCTGGGGTGTATGTGCAGCGGCCGAGTCAAGCAGCCAAGAAGCCATCAGGAAGCAGTGTAGCTTTCTCATCATCGGCTGCTAGCTCCCCATCTGTTCGGTCGATTTTCCACCACCCTGCAGTTCTCAGTTTGCCAGTCTACAAGTGGAAACACAAAGTCGGCGGTGTCGAGCGTTTCATTTTCGAAGCGCCGGCTGACCACAGCGACGACACAGGCGACGGGGAAGCTAGATCACTGATAGGTCGGGGTTTGTTCAAGAGTCCTCAGCACATTTCGCGTTTTATCGGGTTCCGAGTGGCCATATGCCGCCAGCAAGGCTCAGACACACAGGTAGACGACACAAACTGCGAACCCAGGAAACAAAATGAGGTGGGGAACGGAAAGCAAAATAGCGAGACACGAGCAGGCTTGCATGGACGCAACCCGGAGGGAAGGGTCACGGGGAAAGTGCACACACGCGAAGGTAGCAGCCGTGAGGCCAGAGTTGAAGGCCGCATTGAAAAGGCCTTTGGAAACAAGGGAAAATTTGTGGTGGAGCTCGCGACGCCCATCAAGTGTTCCGCAGTGTTTGGGTCGGGGAAAGGGAACGACGGCAAAGCCCCAGGTTTCTTGATACATCTAGACTATAAAAAGAAAGTCTATGACAAAGCAGCGCAGTTCTCCCAAGATGTTCGGAAAGGCGAAAACTGA
- a CDS encoding helicase (encoded by transcript TGME49_216950), whose product MATLVSDFLLAESERLRAERKRGRKPKAERTSRHLNGGQEAARSGVESSSAEFSAEKRRMASSPSAVSSRSATGFSSVEEDLGEVYCPDRESQRNAANALKGQACAADEAADESVSRLPLTGNSQATPAASLSSPFACASASCSSSLRARTAASSGCSARLGESEESRERRLHASAGRLHERRADPGLEKANAKTGRGNSAGPSEDSRKRLRRTASSGVAPASEKQRFAGELPIHGFVDVVRDAVSRHQVTLIVGETGSGKTTQVPQFLHFFGFTQKGVVAVTQPRRVAAVSLARRVSEELSRKQDASSETQEDLPEHNASLGGFVGYCVRFEDCTSAETRIKFLTDGMLVREAMLDEMLSRYSVVVLDEAHERSLRTDILLGWMKRLLPKRKDLKVIVMSATLDTEKFLGFFPGAQTVLVPGRQFPVELMYTPEPEGDYIEAALITVLQIHTQYPPGDILVFLPGQEDIESLQTILEGKQELLRKALCMAASLGAGPAPKTAARSERGGEQRAVPHSKDLSSANCRVEVRIGEDTAAVDQLPPCRDLQICPLFAALPFERQKAVFTPAPAGVRKVIVATNIAETSITVQGIRYVVDCGLAKAKCVNHRTGVEALVIEEISQDAAKQRAGRAGREAPGVVFRMYTEDTFNKFRPRKVPEIVTCDLDQVFLELKTLGVQNPLEFPFLDSPPKEAFVNAGRTLHRLEAVDSRGQLTELGRKLAVLPLKPILGKLVLDSVTFECTAEILSIVAMLSTDSLWYSHRSLPADKSNRLLHARRRLSDNQGDHLTLLNAYTQWDEATDKIAFCKEYGLHHNALLRAKQIRTQLEQILLSPQIGVKNVAKSEAPDTRTKIRQCLAAGCWLHTARLQRDQKTYVTTVERETAKIHPSSVLSGQKSLPWWIVYSEYVHTTRPYLRGVTAIEGPWLQQFVPRWFTLGGQN is encoded by the exons ATGGCGACGCTCGTCAGCGACTTTCTGCTTGCGGAGAGCGAACGACTccgagcagagagaaagcgaggaaggaaacccAAGGCGGAACGCACCAGTCGCCACTTGAACGGCGGTCAAGAGGCAGCGCGGTCGGGAGTAGAGTCTTCGAGTGCAGAgttttctgcagagaaacggcgaATGGCGAGTTCGCCAAGTGCGGTTTCCTCGCGAAGCGCAACCGGCTTCTCCTccgttgaagaagatcttgGAGAGGTCTACTGCCCAGACAGAGAGTCGCAACGAAACGCTGCAAATGCACTCAAGGGTCAGGCATGCGCCGCAGACGAGGCCGCAGACGAGTCGGTATCCAGGTTGCCACTCACTGGGAACTCGCAGGCAACgcctgccgcttctctctcttcaccgtTCGCCtgtgcgtctgcttcttgttcttcttctttgcgtgCTCGAactgctgcgtcttctggGTGTTCGGCGCGTCtcggagagagcgaagaatcacgagagaggcggctgcatgcgtctgcggGCCGTCTGCACGAGCGACGGGCTGACCCAGGTctcgagaaagcgaacgcGAAGACCGGCAGAGGGAACTCCGCGGGACCGTCTGAGGATTCGAGGAAGCGTTTGCGGCGAACTGCGAGCAGTGGTGTCGCACCCGCGTCTGAGAAACAGCGTTTCGCTGGTGAGTTACCGATCCACGGATTCGTGGACGTGGTCCGTGACgcggtgtctagacaccaGGTGACGTTGATTGTGGGAGAGACCGGGAGcgggaagacgacgcaggtCCCTCAGTTCCTTCATTTTTTTGGCTTCACTCAAAAGGGCGTGGTTGCAGTGACTCAGCCTCGACGGGTCGCTGCCGTTTCCCTTGCTAGGCGCGTATCTGAGGAGCTGAGTCGAAAACAGGACGCGTCTTCTGAAACGCAGGAGGATTTGCCCGAACACAACGCGTCCTTGGGGGGCTTTGTCGGCTACTGCGTCCGCTTCGAGGACTGCACGagcgcagagacgagaaTCAAGTTCTTAACAGACGGCATGTTGGTTCGAGAGGCGATGCTCGACGAGATGCTCTCGCGGTACTCTGTCGTCGTTCTCGACGAAGCTCACGAACGCTCTCTCCGCACTGACATTCTCCTGGGGTGGATgaagcgccttcttcccAAGCGAAAAGACTTAAAAGTCATCGTCATGTCGGCGACGCTCGACACAGAAAAATTCTTGGGCTTCTTCCCCGGTGCGCAAACAGTGCTCGTCCCTGGACGACAGTTCCCTGTAGAACTCATGTACACCCCAGAGCCGGAAGGCGACTACATTGAG GCAGCCCTCATCACGGTCTTACAGATCCACACCCAGTACCCCCCCGGAGACATTCTCGTGTTTCTCCCTGGTCAAGAAGACATCGAGAGTCTTCAGACGATTCTGGAGGGGAAGCAGGAGCTGCTGCGGAAGGCACTGTGCATGGCGGCGAGTTTGGGGGCTGGGCCAGCCCCGAAGACAGCtgcgaggagcgagagaggggggGAGCAGAGAGCGGTGCCCCATTCAAAGGATCTGTCATCGGCGAACTGCAGGGTGGAAGTTCGCATCGGCGAAGACACCGCAGCTGTCGACCAGCTGCCACCTTGTCGCGACCTTCAAATCTGCCCTCTCTTTGCAGCACTTCCTTTTGAACGACAGAAGGCTGTCTTCACGCCTGCGCCCGCGGGCGTTAGGAAA GTGATTGTGGCGACAAACATAGCCGAGACGTCGATTACGGTCCAAGGCATCCGCTACGTGGTGGACTGCGGACTCGCTAAAGCCAAGTGTGTCAACCATCGCACCGGAGTGGAGGCGCTGGTGATAGAAGAAATTTCACAAGACGCAGCGAAACAGCGAGCAGGTCgagcaggcagagaagcTCCTG GCGTAGTGTTCCGTATGTACACCGAAGACACTTTCAACAAGTTCAGGCCGCGGAAAGTTCCAGAGATCGTCACGTGCGATCTGGACCAAGTGTTCCTGGAACTCAAG ACCCTGGGGGTACAAAACCCGTTGGAGTTCCCCTTCCTTGACTCTCCACCAAAGGAAGCTTTCGTGAACGCTGGGCGCACCTTGCACCGCCTCGAGGCTGTCGACTCTCGAGGACAACTCACAGAGCTGGG ACGGAAACTTGCTGTGTTGCCGCTGAAGCCAATTCTCGGGAAACTCGTCCTTGACTCCGTTACTTTCGAGTGCACTGCGGAGATTCTCTCAATTGTCGCCATGCTGTCGACAGACTCGCTATGGTACAGTCACCGCAGTCTGCCAG CCGATAAGTCGAATCGTCTCCTGCACGCGCGCAGACGCCTTTCCGACAACCAAGGTGATCATTTGACGCTGCTCAACGCCTACACGCAATGGGACGAG GCGACAGACAAAATCGCCTTCTGCAAAGAGTACGGACTACACCACAATGCACTGCTACGCGCGAAACAAATCCGCACCCAGCTCGAGCAGATTCTCCTTTCACCGCAAATTGGAGTCAAGAATGTAGCGAAGAGTGAAGCACCAGATACAAGAACGAAGATCAGGCAATGCTTGGCGGCGGGATGCTGGCTCCACACTGCCAGGTTGCAACGAGACCAAAAAACATACGTCACGACT GTTGAGAGGGAAACGGCGAAGATACATCCGTCCTCTGTCCTGTCCGGTCAGAAGTCTTTGCCATG GTGGATAGTGTACAGTGAATACGTACACACGACAAGACCGTATCTTCGTGGCGTCACAGCCATAGAAGGTCCCTGGCTGCAACAGTTCGTACCCCGATGGTTTACTCTTGGTGGGCAAAACTGA
- a CDS encoding cholinephosphate cytidylyltransferase (encoded by transcript TGME49_216930) produces MEAVSSSSDGLPTKRKETHAEESDPPPEPPTKKMKRERETSSDPNEWGRPIRVYADGVYDLLHLGHMRQLEQAKKLFKNVHLIAGVASDEDTHRLKGQTVQTMTERAETLRHIKWVDEVIAPCPWILTPEFIEEHKIDFVAHDAEPYQAVQKSKDKDKKERGERKKKKTAPADDDIYGWLKEAGKFKATKRTAGVSTTDLIVRILQNYEDYVDRSLQRGVTPKDMNIGFTTANAIKMKKNMQRWGEKVSDELTKVTLTDRPLGVNFDESVEKLRNSIHEKYDSWRAHSHKFLKGFARTFEPMKSFIGLHHKSPRHTSDEEDGAASDASQ; encoded by the exons ATGGAG GCTGTTAGCAGTTCTTCTGACGGACTAccaacgaagaggaaagagactcATGCAGAAGAGTCGGACCCTCCACCCGAGCCACCGACCAAAAAGATGAAACGCGAACGTGAAACCTCGTCGGACCCGAACGAGTGGGGCCGCCCCATCAGAGTGTACGCTGATG GCGTCTATGATCTTCTGCATCTGGGCCACATGCGCCAGCTGGAGCAGGCGAAAAAACTTTTCAAAAATGTCCACCTCATTGCCGGAGTGGCGTCCGATGAAGACACGCACCGACTGAAGGGTCAGACTGTTCAAACGATGACTGAACGAGCCGAGACGCTGCGCCACATCAAGTGGGTCGACGAAGTCATCGCTCCGTGCCCTTGGATTCTCACACCAGAGTTCATCGAGGAGCACAAGATCGACTTTGTCG CTCATGATGCAGAGCCATACCAGGCAGTGCAGAAATCAAAAGACAAGGACAAAAAGgagcgtggagagagaaagaagaagaagactgcgCCTGCAGATGACGACATCTACGGCTGGCTGAAAGAAGCG GGAAAATTCAAGGCAACAAAACGGACGGCAGGTGTCTCAACGACTGACTTGATTGTCAGGATTTTGCAGAACTACGAAGACTACGTAGACCG GTCTCTTCAGAGGGGTGTCACACCTAAGGATATGAATATCGGGTTTACCACGGCAAATGCCATCAAG atgaagaagaacatGCAGCGTTGGGGCGAAAAAGTTTCCGACGAGTTGACCAAGGTTACCTTGACAGACAGACCACTT GGAGTCAACTTCGATGAGAGCGTGGAGAAGCTACGGAATAGCATACACGAGAAATACGACTCTTGGCGGGCACACTCCCACAAGTTTCTCAAGGGATTCGCGAGGACGTTCGAGCCGATG AAATCCTTCATTGGCCTCCATCATAAAAGCCCGCGCCACACAAGCGATGAAGAGGACGGAGCAGCATCTGACGCATCACAGTAA